One region of Eubalaena glacialis isolate mEubGla1 chromosome 6, mEubGla1.1.hap2.+ XY, whole genome shotgun sequence genomic DNA includes:
- the LOC133093699 gene encoding LOW QUALITY PROTEIN: synaptosomal-associated protein 23-like (The sequence of the model RefSeq protein was modified relative to this genomic sequence to represent the inferred CDS: substituted 1 base at 1 genomic stop codon), with the protein MDNLSAEEIQLRANQVTDESLESTRRILGVAIESQDAGIKTITTLDEQGEQLKRVEEGMDQINKDMREAEKTLTELNKCCGLCVCPCNRRKNSESSKAYKATWGDGGDNCPSNVVSKQPGXVTNGQPQQATTGAASGGYIIRITNDAREDEMEENLTQVGSILGNLKNMALDIGNEIEAQNRQIEQITEKADTNKDRIDNANARAKKLMDS; encoded by the coding sequence ATGGATAATCTGTCAGCAGAAGAAATTCAGCTGAGGGCTAACCAGGTTACTGATGAGTCTCTGGAAAGTACAAGGAGAATCCTGGGTGTAGCCATTGAGTCTCAGGATGCAGGAATCAAGACTATCACTACGCTGGATGAACAAGGGGAACAACTAAAACGCGTAGAAGAAGGCATGGACCAAATAAACAAAGACATGAGAGAAGCAGAGAAGACTTTAACAGAACTAAACAAGTGCTGTGGCCTTTGTGTATGCCCCTGTAATAGGAGAAAGAACTCTGAGTCTAGTAAAGCCTATAAGGCAACATGGGGAGACGGTGGAGACAACTGTCCTAGCAATGTAGTATCTAAGCAGCCAGGCTGAGTGACAAATGGTCAGCCTCAGCAAGCAACCACAGGAGCAGCCAGCGGCGGATACATTATACGTATAACAAATGATGCCAGGGAAGACGAAATGGAAGAGAACCTGACTCAAGTGGGCAGTATCctaggaaatctaaaaaacatgGCCCTGGACATAGGCAATGAGATTGAGGCTCAAAATCGACAGATAGAACAGATCACAGAAAAGGCTGACACCAACAAAGATCGTATTGACAATGCCAATGCCAGAGCAAAGAAACTCATGGACAGCTAA